A stretch of Mycobacterium sp. ITM-2016-00316 DNA encodes these proteins:
- a CDS encoding TetR/AcrR family transcriptional regulator, whose translation MMGSEHDARNRMVTGAADMLGRRGLGAMTVRELARHAGAPLGSTYHYFPGGKAQLAAEAVRWADAHTMAELQRAAAAGPAAMLDALLQSWRESLVESDFQRGCTVLAVAVQNSTDDDDAAPRDAAVFAFSNWTTILVRSLRNTGVTHPEAADTATLIVAAVEGAVAMSRAERSTDPLAAVGRRLHAMLAALRS comes from the coding sequence ATGATGGGATCCGAGCACGATGCGCGCAACCGGATGGTGACCGGTGCCGCCGACATGCTGGGGCGGCGCGGTCTGGGCGCGATGACCGTGCGGGAACTGGCCAGGCATGCCGGCGCACCGCTGGGGTCGACCTATCACTATTTTCCCGGCGGCAAGGCCCAGCTGGCCGCCGAGGCGGTCCGCTGGGCCGATGCGCACACGATGGCCGAACTGCAACGCGCCGCAGCAGCAGGTCCGGCCGCGATGCTGGATGCGTTGCTGCAATCATGGCGGGAGTCTCTGGTGGAGAGCGACTTTCAGCGTGGTTGCACCGTGCTCGCGGTTGCGGTGCAGAACTCGACTGATGACGATGACGCCGCCCCGCGGGATGCGGCGGTATTCGCGTTCAGCAATTGGACGACCATCTTGGTCAGGTCACTGCGCAACACGGGTGTGACCCACCCGGAGGCCGCCGATACGGCGACCCTGATCGTGGCCGCCGTCGAGGGGGCGGTGGCCATGAGCCGCGCCGAACGCAGCACCGACCCGCTGGCCGCGGTCGGCCGCCGGTTGCACGCGATGCTGGCCGCGCTCAGATCTTGA
- a CDS encoding Acg family FMN-binding oxidoreductase — MATTSPPLGTVKIIEDAVHLACRAPSYHNSQPWQWVISAEGVQLFVDTDRLVATDSSGRQAVISCGAALDHFRVATAAAGLDARVERYPNPNDHHHLATITFGKLPTVTDGHRRRADAILRRRTDRLPMAAPTDWESFELLLRESAGPEVALDVIAPADRPAVADASQLTDALRLYDSAYHHEIDWWTSPFEVNDGIPHSSLVSAAEADRVDVGRSFPVTHNSERRQNVAEDTAQLVVISALDDTRADLLRCGEALSALLLDATMAGLASCTLSHLTEVPISRDILSALVGRPYPQVVVRLGRIPELDEVPPPTPRRPLQDVLRVKI; from the coding sequence ATGGCAACGACATCGCCGCCGCTCGGCACTGTGAAAATCATCGAGGACGCCGTCCACCTCGCGTGCCGCGCGCCCTCCTATCACAACAGCCAGCCCTGGCAATGGGTCATCTCGGCCGAGGGCGTGCAGCTGTTCGTCGACACCGACCGGTTGGTGGCCACCGATAGCAGCGGCCGGCAGGCCGTGATCAGTTGTGGTGCAGCGCTTGACCACTTCCGGGTCGCGACGGCTGCGGCCGGATTGGACGCCCGGGTGGAGCGCTACCCCAATCCGAACGATCACCATCACCTGGCCACCATCACCTTCGGCAAGCTGCCCACCGTCACCGATGGTCATCGCCGCCGCGCCGATGCCATCCTGCGGCGGCGCACCGACCGCCTGCCCATGGCGGCACCCACCGATTGGGAGTCCTTCGAGCTGCTGTTGCGCGAGTCCGCCGGTCCCGAGGTGGCCTTGGACGTCATTGCACCCGCCGATCGGCCCGCCGTCGCGGACGCCTCGCAACTCACCGACGCACTGCGCCTCTACGATTCGGCATATCACCACGAGATCGACTGGTGGACATCACCCTTCGAGGTGAACGACGGGATCCCGCACAGCTCGCTGGTGTCGGCCGCCGAGGCCGATCGCGTCGATGTCGGGCGATCCTTTCCTGTCACGCACAACAGCGAACGCCGCCAGAACGTCGCCGAGGACACCGCTCAACTGGTGGTGATCTCCGCGCTCGACGACACCCGAGCCGACCTGCTGCGCTGCGGTGAGGCGCTGTCCGCTCTGCTGCTCGACGCCACCATGGCGGGGCTCGCTTCGTGCACCCTGAGTCATCTGACCGAGGTGCCCATCAGCCGCGACATCCTCAGCGCACTGGTCGGTCGGCCATACCCGCAAGTGGTGGTGCGACTCGGACGAATTCCCGAACTCGACGAGGTGCCGCCGCCCACGCCGAGGCGACCGCTTCAGGACGTGCTGCGGGTCAAGATCTGA
- a CDS encoding TetR/AcrR family transcriptional regulator, with protein MTEAAERRTNRRGQASRESMLDAALEALASGAPGSVSGNRIAKDAGATWGTVKYQFGDIDGLWAAVLRHTAERRGTIPAHAAPHGSLAQRVTGILDILYDGLSATDSRAIENLRAALPRDRAELEHHYPQTAAELASWQKTWITDCQHAFSDLDVDPARVREVALFIPGAMRGITSERQLGSYIDLDEARRGLSKAIVAYLKG; from the coding sequence GTGACCGAAGCCGCCGAGCGCCGCACCAACCGGCGGGGGCAGGCCAGTCGCGAGAGCATGCTCGATGCCGCGCTGGAGGCGCTGGCCTCCGGGGCTCCCGGCTCGGTGTCGGGAAATCGCATCGCCAAGGACGCCGGCGCCACCTGGGGCACGGTCAAGTACCAATTCGGCGATATCGACGGGCTCTGGGCCGCGGTGCTGCGCCACACCGCCGAACGCCGCGGCACCATCCCGGCGCACGCGGCGCCGCACGGTTCGCTGGCCCAGCGCGTCACCGGCATCCTGGACATCCTCTACGACGGGCTCAGCGCCACCGATTCCCGGGCCATCGAGAACCTGCGCGCCGCGCTCCCGCGCGATCGGGCCGAGCTGGAACACCACTATCCGCAGACCGCGGCCGAGCTGGCCTCGTGGCAGAAGACCTGGATCACCGACTGCCAGCACGCTTTCTCCGATCTGGATGTGGATCCGGCACGGGTGCGCGAGGTCGCGCTGTTCATCCCCGGAGCGATGCGTGGCATCACCTCCGAGCGTCAACTCGGTTCCTATATCGATCTCGACGAGGCACGGCGCGGCCTGTCCAAGGCGATCGTCGCCTACCTCAAGGGTTAG
- a CDS encoding Rieske 2Fe-2S domain-containing protein, producing the protein MAKPPLSMKPTGWFQVAWSDEIGIGDVHRMTYFDQEMIAWRAESGRLTVMHAYCEHLGAHLGYGGQVKGKVLQCPFHGWQWNDEGRNVCIPYQERPNRGRRIRTYPVVERNASVYIWHDVEGREPFFDAPDIFADFGDRTEADYYPQQRLFRQGLELHPQYVLENGVDFAHFKYVHQTPIVPVFTRHDFAEPVSYVDFTITFEGDDGQQIEDVNSGVEAINGGLGIAVTKSWGMVDNRTISAVTPVDERTSDVRFMVYIGRTPGRDDQRAEDKARAFGEEVIRQFTQDIHIWSHQRYSDPPALATAEYEGFTAIRKWAMQFYPDGLGGSAADLARVRKVDTL; encoded by the coding sequence ATGGCAAAACCACCACTGTCGATGAAGCCGACGGGTTGGTTCCAGGTGGCTTGGTCGGACGAGATCGGCATCGGTGACGTACACCGGATGACCTACTTCGACCAGGAGATGATCGCCTGGCGCGCGGAGTCCGGCCGGCTGACGGTGATGCACGCCTACTGCGAACACCTCGGCGCCCACCTCGGCTACGGCGGGCAGGTGAAAGGCAAAGTGCTGCAATGCCCTTTCCATGGCTGGCAGTGGAACGACGAGGGCCGTAACGTCTGCATCCCCTACCAGGAGCGGCCCAACCGGGGCAGACGGATACGGACCTATCCGGTGGTCGAGCGCAATGCGTCGGTCTACATCTGGCATGACGTCGAGGGCCGGGAACCGTTCTTCGATGCGCCGGACATCTTTGCCGACTTCGGCGATCGCACCGAGGCTGACTACTACCCGCAGCAGCGGCTGTTCCGGCAGGGCCTGGAACTGCACCCGCAGTACGTCCTGGAGAACGGGGTGGACTTCGCCCACTTCAAGTACGTGCACCAGACGCCCATCGTGCCGGTGTTCACCCGCCACGACTTCGCCGAGCCGGTGTCCTACGTCGATTTCACCATCACTTTCGAAGGTGACGACGGACAGCAGATCGAGGACGTCAACAGCGGAGTCGAGGCCATCAACGGTGGGCTCGGTATCGCCGTCACCAAGAGCTGGGGGATGGTCGACAACCGGACCATCTCGGCGGTCACCCCGGTCGATGAGCGCACCTCCGATGTCCGTTTCATGGTCTACATCGGGCGCACGCCGGGGCGCGACGACCAACGCGCCGAGGACAAGGCCCGAGCCTTCGGCGAGGAAGTCATCCGCCAGTTCACCCAGGACATCCACATCTGGTCGCACCAGCGCTATTCGGATCCGCCCGCGCTGGCCACCGCCGAGTACGAGGGTTTCACCGCAATTCGCAAGTGGGCCATGCAGTTCTATCCAGACGGTCTCGGCGGATCTGCCGCAGACCTCGCTCGCGTACGGAAAGTAGACACACTATGA
- a CDS encoding dihydrodipicolinate reductase, with translation MTEQIRVFQVATGNVGTEMIKRIAAHPDLLLIGLHCYTPEKVGRDAGEIAGLAPNGVIATGSVEEIIAAKPDVVTFHGVFPDEDLYVQVLEAGINIVTTADWITGWHRDTNHPHPSGRPVSEMLAAAAAKGGATFYGTGMNPGLNQILGVVCSADVAEIENVTTIESVDVSCHHSADTWKEVGYGLPVDDPRLPGMLEKYTRVFADSVLLMADCFDVQLDEVKFSYELGACTKDVDLGWYQLPKGSLGGNYIKYQGLVGGVPKIETHLEWQMTPHTDPSWDIKGCYITQIMGDPCVYNKHMIFPKPGVDLSDPTSFASIGMTVTGLPALNAIGSVVAAAPGLLTSADLPLRGFAGRFT, from the coding sequence ATGACCGAGCAGATCCGCGTCTTCCAGGTCGCCACCGGCAATGTGGGTACCGAGATGATCAAACGGATTGCCGCGCATCCCGATCTGTTGCTCATCGGTCTGCACTGCTACACACCGGAGAAGGTCGGTCGCGACGCCGGTGAGATCGCCGGCCTGGCGCCCAACGGCGTGATTGCCACCGGCTCGGTCGAGGAGATCATCGCCGCCAAACCCGATGTGGTGACCTTCCACGGGGTGTTTCCCGACGAAGACCTGTATGTGCAGGTGCTCGAAGCCGGGATCAACATCGTGACCACCGCCGACTGGATCACCGGATGGCACCGGGACACCAACCATCCGCATCCGTCCGGGCGCCCGGTCAGTGAGATGCTGGCCGCGGCCGCCGCCAAGGGCGGCGCGACGTTCTACGGCACCGGGATGAATCCCGGTCTCAATCAGATTCTGGGTGTGGTGTGTTCGGCCGATGTCGCCGAGATCGAGAACGTGACCACCATCGAATCCGTGGATGTCTCGTGCCACCATTCGGCCGATACCTGGAAAGAGGTCGGCTACGGACTTCCGGTCGACGATCCGCGACTGCCCGGCATGCTGGAGAAGTACACCCGTGTCTTCGCCGACAGCGTGCTGCTGATGGCCGACTGCTTCGACGTGCAACTCGACGAGGTGAAGTTCAGCTACGAGCTCGGAGCCTGTACCAAGGATGTCGATCTGGGCTGGTACCAGTTGCCGAAGGGATCGCTGGGTGGCAACTACATCAAGTATCAGGGCCTGGTCGGCGGCGTGCCGAAGATCGAGACCCATCTGGAATGGCAGATGACCCCGCACACCGATCCGAGCTGGGATATCAAGGGCTGCTACATCACTCAGATCATGGGCGATCCCTGTGTCTACAACAAGCACATGATCTTCCCCAAGCCGGGCGTCGACCTCTCCGACCCGACCAGCTTCGCGTCGATCGGGATGACCGTGACCGGACTGCCCGCGCTCAATGCCATCGGGTCGGTGGTCGCGGCGGCCCCCGGCCTGCTCACCAGCGCGGATCTGCCCTTGCGCGGTTTCGCCGGACGGTTCACGTAG
- a CDS encoding TetR/AcrR family transcriptional regulator yields the protein MSTQVRKRNARGSGALLRDEILAAARRLLDDAEHEADLTLRKIAAAAGISAPAIYSHFRHRDAILAAIVEQSWQQVVADIRAAADSLTEPRDRLFLGCQVYVAYAQRYPMRYELMTRTAGPSPAAKEALGVLTHALASCQQRPGPHPEAIRIAAALSTALHGVAMLNRTGVPAMWLSDVSPDDVLRTLVDGAIDQQSRTTVKETR from the coding sequence GTGTCGACGCAGGTCCGCAAACGCAACGCCCGGGGTTCCGGCGCGTTGTTGCGCGACGAGATCCTGGCTGCGGCTCGCCGACTACTGGACGACGCCGAACATGAAGCTGACCTCACCCTGCGCAAGATCGCTGCTGCCGCAGGTATTTCCGCACCCGCGATCTATTCGCACTTCCGCCATCGGGACGCCATTCTGGCTGCCATCGTGGAACAGAGTTGGCAACAGGTGGTCGCCGACATCCGTGCTGCGGCCGACTCGCTGACAGAGCCACGCGACCGCCTCTTTCTGGGGTGCCAGGTCTATGTGGCGTACGCGCAGCGGTACCCGATGCGCTATGAGCTGATGACCCGAACTGCGGGTCCGTCTCCGGCGGCCAAGGAGGCGCTGGGAGTTCTCACCCACGCCCTCGCTTCGTGCCAGCAGCGGCCGGGACCGCACCCGGAGGCGATCCGCATTGCCGCGGCGTTGTCCACCGCCTTGCACGGTGTGGCGATGCTCAACCGCACCGGCGTCCCAGCCATGTGGCTCAGCGACGTCAGTCCCGACGACGTGCTCCGCACGCTCGTCGACGGCGCCATCGACCAGCAGAGCCGAACGACAGTGAAGGAAACCCGATGA
- a CDS encoding acyl-CoA thioesterase II, with amino-acid sequence MTAFDNGIALRPAGDGLLRGRTVPEWANMVGPFGGVTAAALLRAIELQPDVHGHPVALTVNYLAPIVDGDFEISARAVRTNRSNQHWLVELSQGGEVKTTATAVFGIRRDTWSDTEPARPAVPAPEEVPVGPDKGPTWMRNYDMRYVTGAIPDAADGESGSSETTLWVRDNPPRPWDFAALTAVCDIFYPRIYLRLGRLLPAGTVSITVYFHADNDTLAAQGDDHVLATARAQQYSSGHFDQAAQIWGTGGRLLATSHQIVYFKG; translated from the coding sequence ATGACGGCGTTCGACAATGGCATCGCCCTGCGCCCCGCCGGTGACGGGCTACTGCGCGGTCGCACCGTGCCGGAATGGGCGAACATGGTCGGCCCGTTCGGTGGCGTCACCGCTGCGGCGCTGCTGCGGGCCATCGAACTTCAACCCGATGTGCATGGCCATCCGGTGGCCCTGACGGTGAATTACCTGGCCCCGATCGTCGACGGCGACTTCGAGATCAGTGCCCGTGCGGTGCGCACCAACCGGTCCAATCAGCACTGGCTCGTCGAGCTCAGCCAGGGCGGTGAGGTGAAGACCACCGCCACCGCGGTTTTCGGAATCCGGCGGGACACCTGGAGTGACACCGAACCGGCCAGGCCGGCCGTGCCGGCACCCGAAGAGGTACCCGTCGGGCCGGACAAGGGGCCGACCTGGATGCGCAACTACGACATGCGGTACGTCACCGGCGCCATCCCGGACGCCGCCGATGGTGAATCCGGCTCCTCGGAGACCACCCTGTGGGTTCGCGACAACCCGCCCCGGCCATGGGATTTCGCCGCACTGACCGCCGTCTGCGACATCTTCTACCCACGTATCTACCTGCGGCTCGGACGTCTGCTGCCCGCGGGCACCGTGTCGATCACGGTGTACTTCCACGCCGACAACGACACCTTGGCCGCCCAGGGCGATGACCATGTGCTGGCAACCGCACGTGCACAACAGTATTCGTCCGGTCATTTCGACCAGGCCGCCCAGATCTGGGGGACCGGTGGCAGGCTGCTGGCCACCAGCCACCAGATCGTCTACTTCAAGGGATGA
- a CDS encoding STAS domain-containing protein: protein MTIAFRYGNPAVKCDGAEMRAQCRHLAMVVTVSGVIDDDNVDRLTHKVRRLVLAEKPFALDLSDVTFLSARGVSLLYALDDECDLAGVEWALIASPAVLDVLRMLDDAFPITVSVPEALHHFAEGTLARRRLLPLLHKTA, encoded by the coding sequence ATGACGATCGCATTCCGTTACGGGAACCCGGCAGTCAAGTGTGACGGCGCCGAAATGCGAGCGCAGTGCCGCCACCTCGCGATGGTGGTGACCGTCTCAGGTGTCATCGATGACGACAACGTCGATCGACTCACCCACAAGGTCCGCCGACTGGTCCTCGCAGAAAAGCCGTTCGCACTCGACCTGAGTGACGTGACGTTCCTTTCCGCGCGCGGTGTGTCTCTCCTCTACGCCCTCGATGATGAGTGCGACCTCGCCGGAGTCGAGTGGGCGCTCATCGCGAGCCCCGCCGTTCTGGACGTCCTGCGGATGCTCGACGACGCATTCCCCATCACGGTCTCCGTCCCGGAGGCGCTGCACCACTTCGCCGAGGGCACGCTCGCTCGGCGCCGGTTGCTCCCACTCCTGCACAAGACCGCATAA
- a CDS encoding DNA polymerase domain-containing protein produces the protein MGASAGSRRTLEVGGREVSVSNPGKVIFPGAGGRAAITKSDLVDYYLAVADGALRGVHNRPMILKRFVKGIDEEAIFQKRAPEKRPDYIDVAELRYASGTSAKEAVITEAAGLVWAVGLGCIDFNPHPVQAEDLEHPDELRVDLDPMPGVEWAQILAVAAVARDVLQEHGLTPWPKTSGSRGFHIYARIHPNWPFKQVRLAAETVAREVERRAPELATARWWKEERGARVFVDFNQNAKDRTVASAYSVRAKADARVSTPLYWDEVADCRPEVFTVATVPARFAEIGDPWAEMDAHPGDLSELLELADRLGPAEKPPGKKGADGRRVSQMPLIEVARTKTHDEAMAALEVWRGRHTEAAARLEPVDVLVDGMRGPSSIWYRVRINLQHVPEGIRPPQEPLIADYSPWDGYSGKQSTR, from the coding sequence ATGGGCGCTTCGGCCGGCAGTCGCAGGACGCTGGAGGTCGGTGGGCGCGAGGTCTCCGTCAGCAATCCCGGCAAGGTGATCTTTCCCGGCGCCGGCGGGCGGGCCGCCATCACCAAGAGCGACCTCGTCGACTACTACCTGGCCGTTGCCGACGGCGCGCTGCGCGGGGTGCACAACCGGCCGATGATCCTGAAACGTTTCGTCAAGGGCATCGACGAAGAGGCGATCTTCCAGAAGCGGGCGCCCGAGAAGCGCCCGGACTACATCGACGTGGCCGAGTTGAGGTACGCGTCCGGGACATCGGCCAAGGAAGCGGTGATCACCGAGGCCGCCGGCCTGGTCTGGGCGGTCGGTCTCGGCTGCATCGACTTCAACCCGCACCCGGTGCAGGCAGAGGATTTGGAACATCCGGACGAGTTGAGGGTCGACCTGGACCCGATGCCCGGGGTCGAGTGGGCGCAGATCCTGGCGGTCGCCGCCGTGGCACGCGATGTGCTGCAGGAGCACGGCCTGACCCCGTGGCCCAAGACCTCCGGCTCCCGCGGGTTCCACATCTATGCGCGCATCCATCCGAACTGGCCGTTCAAGCAGGTCCGCCTGGCCGCCGAGACGGTGGCCCGCGAGGTCGAACGGCGGGCCCCCGAGCTGGCCACGGCCAGGTGGTGGAAGGAAGAACGCGGCGCGCGGGTGTTCGTCGACTTCAACCAGAACGCCAAGGACCGCACCGTGGCCTCGGCCTATTCGGTCCGCGCCAAGGCCGACGCCCGGGTGTCCACGCCGCTGTATTGGGACGAGGTCGCCGATTGCCGGCCCGAGGTGTTCACCGTGGCCACCGTGCCGGCCCGCTTCGCCGAGATCGGCGATCCCTGGGCGGAGATGGATGCTCACCCGGGGGATCTGTCCGAACTGCTGGAACTCGCCGATCGGCTGGGGCCCGCGGAGAAACCGCCGGGCAAGAAGGGTGCGGACGGGCGCCGGGTCTCGCAGATGCCCCTGATCGAGGTCGCCCGGACCAAGACCCACGATGAGGCGATGGCGGCACTGGAGGTGTGGCGGGGCCGCCACACCGAGGCGGCCGCGCGGCTGGAGCCGGTCGACGTTCTCGTCGACGGGATGCGGGGTCCGAGTTCGATCTGGTACCGCGTGCGGATCAATTTGCAGCACGTGCCGGAGGGGATCCGGCCACCCCAGGAGCCGTTGATCGCGGACTATTCACCATGGGACGGATATTCGGGGAAACAGTCCACACGCTGA
- the fadD2 gene encoding long-chain-fatty-acid--CoA ligase FadD2 encodes MPSLTDLPAQAAAKAQQYFSRGAAELHYARKMFEAGALRLESPQAMAAMLADIRRWGEFGMIPALNARRHPDRVAIIDDDGEMTFGELDRAAHAVANGLRAKGVKGGDGVALLIRNHRWFLVGVYGAARVGARIILLNSEFSGPQIKEVSEREGAQVIIYDDEYTAAVSQAEPALGKFRALATNPDSEEPSGSTDDTLADLIARSSKQPAPKVTKHSSVIILTSGTTGTPKGANRSTPPSLAPIGGVLSHVPFKGGEVTSLPAPMFHALGFLHATIAMMLGTTLVLRRRFKPATVFADIEKHKVTAIVVVPVMLSRMLDELDKMAPKPNLSSLRIVFVSGSQLGAELAGRALRELGPIIYNLYGSTEIAFATIARPKDLSINPATVGPPVKGITVKILDDNGGEVAQGDVGRIFVRNTFPFQGYTGGGGKQIIDGMLSSGDVGYFDEHGLLYVSGRDDEMIVCGGENVFPAEVEDLISGHPEVIEATALGVEDKEWGHRLRAFVVKVEGASVDEDVIKAYVKDNLARYKVPREVIFLDELPRNPTGKILKRELREIDVD; translated from the coding sequence ATGCCCAGTCTCACAGACCTGCCCGCTCAGGCGGCGGCCAAGGCCCAGCAATACTTCAGCCGCGGCGCCGCAGAGTTGCATTACGCGCGCAAGATGTTCGAGGCGGGAGCCCTGCGGCTCGAGTCGCCGCAGGCGATGGCCGCCATGCTCGCCGATATCCGCCGCTGGGGCGAGTTCGGGATGATCCCGGCGCTCAACGCCCGCCGCCATCCCGACCGCGTCGCCATCATCGACGACGACGGCGAGATGACATTCGGGGAACTGGACCGCGCGGCGCACGCGGTGGCCAATGGGCTGCGCGCCAAGGGCGTCAAGGGTGGCGACGGTGTCGCTCTGCTGATCCGCAACCACCGCTGGTTCCTGGTCGGCGTGTACGGCGCCGCCCGGGTGGGCGCCCGCATCATCCTGCTCAACAGCGAGTTCTCCGGACCGCAGATCAAAGAGGTCTCCGAGCGCGAGGGCGCGCAGGTCATCATCTACGACGACGAATACACCGCCGCGGTGTCGCAGGCCGAGCCGGCGCTGGGCAAATTCCGGGCCCTGGCGACCAACCCGGACTCCGAAGAGCCCTCGGGTTCCACCGACGACACGCTGGCCGACCTGATCGCGCGCAGCAGCAAGCAGCCCGCCCCGAAGGTGACCAAGCATTCGTCGGTCATCATCCTGACCAGCGGCACCACCGGCACACCCAAGGGCGCCAACCGCAGCACGCCACCGTCGCTCGCGCCCATCGGCGGCGTACTGTCCCACGTCCCGTTCAAGGGCGGTGAGGTCACCTCCCTGCCCGCACCGATGTTCCATGCACTGGGGTTTCTGCACGCCACCATCGCGATGATGCTGGGGACCACTCTGGTCCTGCGCCGACGTTTCAAACCGGCCACCGTGTTCGCCGATATCGAGAAGCACAAGGTGACCGCCATCGTGGTTGTCCCGGTGATGCTGTCGCGCATGCTCGACGAGCTCGACAAGATGGCGCCCAAGCCGAACCTGTCGAGCCTGCGGATCGTCTTCGTCTCCGGGTCGCAGCTCGGCGCCGAACTCGCCGGCCGGGCCCTGCGCGAGCTGGGGCCGATCATCTACAACCTGTACGGCTCCACCGAGATCGCGTTCGCGACCATTGCCCGGCCCAAGGATCTTTCCATCAACCCGGCGACCGTCGGCCCGCCGGTCAAGGGCATCACGGTGAAAATCCTCGACGACAACGGCGGCGAAGTCGCCCAAGGTGACGTCGGGCGCATCTTCGTGCGCAACACGTTCCCCTTCCAGGGCTACACCGGCGGCGGCGGTAAGCAGATCATCGACGGGATGCTGTCCTCCGGCGACGTGGGCTACTTCGACGAGCACGGGTTGCTCTACGTCTCCGGCCGCGATGACGAGATGATCGTGTGCGGTGGCGAGAACGTCTTCCCCGCCGAGGTCGAGGATCTCATCAGCGGCCATCCGGAGGTCATCGAGGCCACCGCCCTGGGGGTCGAGGACAAGGAGTGGGGTCACCGGCTGCGTGCCTTCGTCGTCAAGGTGGAGGGCGCCAGTGTCGACGAGGACGTCATCAAGGCCTACGTGAAGGACAACCTGGCCCGTTACAAGGTGCCGCGGGAAGTGATCTTCCTCGATGAGCTGCCGCGCAACCCGACCGGCAAGATCCTCAAGCGCGAGTTGCGCGAGATCGACGTCGATTAG
- a CDS encoding SDR family NAD(P)-dependent oxidoreductase produces MNIDLSGKTALVTGSTQGIGLAIAHGLASAGARVIVNGRTQARVDEAVATIGGGAVGIAADVADAAGADAVVEEFPDVDVLVNNLGIFEAVPAREVSDEQWRRYFDVNVLSAVRLIRAYLPSMTEKGWGRAIQIASDSAIVTPAEMIHYGVSKTALLAVTRGFAKDAAGTGVTVNSVIAGPTHTAGVEDFVYQLVDKDLPWEQAQREFMIKHRPQSLIQRLIEPEEIANMVTYLASPLASATTGGALRVDGGYVDAILP; encoded by the coding sequence GTGAACATCGATCTCTCTGGCAAGACCGCACTCGTCACCGGCTCCACCCAGGGCATCGGCCTGGCCATCGCACACGGGCTGGCGTCGGCCGGCGCGCGGGTCATCGTCAACGGCCGCACCCAGGCGCGGGTCGATGAGGCGGTGGCCACCATCGGTGGCGGTGCCGTCGGGATTGCCGCTGACGTGGCCGACGCCGCCGGCGCGGACGCCGTCGTCGAGGAGTTCCCGGACGTCGATGTGCTGGTGAACAATCTCGGCATCTTCGAGGCGGTCCCGGCCCGCGAGGTCAGCGACGAGCAGTGGCGGCGCTACTTCGACGTCAACGTGCTCTCGGCGGTCCGGTTGATTCGCGCCTACCTGCCTTCGATGACCGAAAAAGGTTGGGGCAGAGCCATTCAGATCGCCAGCGATTCGGCGATTGTCACCCCGGCCGAGATGATCCACTACGGCGTGTCCAAGACCGCACTGCTCGCGGTGACGCGCGGGTTCGCCAAGGATGCCGCCGGTACCGGCGTGACGGTCAACTCGGTGATCGCCGGGCCCACCCACACCGCTGGTGTGGAGGACTTCGTCTATCAGTTGGTGGACAAGGATCTGCCGTGGGAGCAGGCCCAGCGCGAGTTCATGATCAAGCACCGGCCCCAGTCGCTGATCCAGCGGCTGATCGAACCGGAGGAGATCGCCAACATGGTCACCTATCTGGCGTCGCCGCTGGCCTCGGCGACCACCGGCGGGGCGCTGCGCGTCGACGGCGGGTACGTGGACGCAATCCTGCCCTGA